The proteins below come from a single Cryptococcus gattii WM276 chromosome D, complete sequence genomic window:
- a CDS encoding uncharacterized protein (Similar to TIGR gene model, INSD accession AAW46517.1), with product MGADGGSIPDRRDLVRTKGKTEQADKESLKELFFLCALSKKPLKKPVVIDPLGKLYNKDDLIEYFLDKSKYGDGEQICGHLKGVKDLTTLNLTPNPDFTPSSSNATVTTSRAPFICPLSLREMTGTFPFIALKSCGCVFSDASLRAVVPNLTKGAGAKVIPKDDAPEEAKPLVKENATEVACPNCGKTFNPIITTAIIPVNPPKEVQEVLLDDLLTVRAVAKSSKKRKADKSTKANNDTGSPATLEPPAKLARISSSSPAPRASPTVNTPASLARSVHEKLAEQEKKRLQAQENMSEAVKAMFKPKTNEKKSGADDFFGRTFTRVSLHSIIHPCADSSQYA from the exons ATGGGTGCCGATGGTGGATCAATTCCAGACAGACGGGATCTGGTTAGAACAAAGGGCAAGACAGAACAAGCGGATAAGGAATCACTCAAAGAGCTGTTCTTCCTTTGTGCGCTTAGCAAG AAACCCTTGAAGAAACCGGTAGTGATTGACCCCCTGGGGAAACTCTATAACAAGGACGATTTGATCGAATACTTCCTCGACAAATCCAAGTATGGTGACGGCGAACAGATTTGTGGGCATTTAAAGGGTGTCAAG GACCTCACCACTCTTAACCTTACGCCGAACCCTGATTTCACACCTTCGTCATCTAACGCCACCGTCACCACTTCCCGTGCCCCGTTCATCTGCCCGCTTTCTCTTCGTGAGATGACCGGCACTTTTCCCTTTATTGCCCTCAAATCATGTGGCTGTGTATTTTCAGATGCTTCTTTGAGAGCTGTAGTACCAAACCTCACGAAAGGCGCTGGAGCGAAAGTCATTCCGAAAGACGATGCACCTGAAGAAGCGAAACCATTGGTCAAGGAAAATGCGACGGAAGTGGCTTGTCCCAACTGTGGAAAAACTTTCAACCCAATAATAACAACTGCAATTATTCCTGTGAACCCCCCAAAGGAGGTTCAGGAGGTTCTTCTTGACGACCTTCTCACGGTCCGGGCAGTCGCCAAATCAtcaaaaaagagaaaagcGGACAAGAGTACAAAGGCCAACAATGACACCGGGTCTCCAGCAACGCTCGAACCTCCCGCAAAGCTGGCACGAATTTCTTCATCGTCGCCCGCACCCCGAGCTAGTCCCACCGTCAACACACCGGCATCCCTAGCCAGATCAGTACATGAAAAGCTGGCTGAAcaggagaagaagaggttACAGGCGCAGGAGAACATGAGCGAGGCCGTTAAGGCAATGTTCAAGCCAAAGACGAATGAGAAGAAGTCTGGAGCTGATGACTTTTTCGGACGAACATTCACTAGAGTGAGTTTGCACTCAATCATCCATCCTTGTGCTGACAGTTCACAGTATGCATAG
- a CDS encoding Hypothetical Protein (Similar to TIGR gene model, XP_568222.1): MSQVSLSAQYLASARPSGAAPPSSSGTLRPVPNSSGNLSQAAARPPYRPNINVPKRSNDDVFAKTKVPQTPTTSSSQVGNDSISGSGAEKKKKEDSLRGTMRNEIAKLMYGAGDVADPDIDTVDYMEDMVVEFLSDLCRPVPPIRSNPSQPHQPVPLSGEVVRHRLAVTPMLHKYLARFDHMVHMADVLKAHRRVADPSLKDLVDQVGNDYLGLNEHGVPTGTGDAGAAGAGGVGRQKRPADGEGDDAPKKKGRPPKPPGERKKPGPQKGWKLNRDPNAPPVKKPPRDPNAPKRKYVRKAPLKSQMGTPTASGGA, encoded by the exons ATGTCTCAAGTTTCTTTATCAGCTCAGTACCTTGCATCTGCTAGACCCTCTGGAGCCGCGCCGCCCTCGAGTTCGGGCACTCTTAGGCCGGTTCCCAATTCATCTGGAAATCTCTCTCAGGCAGCTGCAAGACCGCCCTATCGACCTAATATCAACGTCCCGAAAAGATCCAACGATGATGTCTTCGCCAAAACCAAGGTGCCGCAAACACCTACAACTTCGTCTTCACAGGTAGGTAATGATAGTATATCAGGATCGGGGGcagaaaagaagaagaaggaagataGCTTGAGGGGAACTATGCGTAATGAGA TTGCAAAGTTGATGTATGGTGCTGGTGATGTGGCCGATCCGGATATTGACACTGTTGACTATATGGAGGACATGGTGGTCGAGTTCCTATCGGATCTC TGTCGACCAGTGCCTCCCATCCGATCAAatccttctcaacctcaTCAGCCTGTACCTCTCTCTGGCGAAGTTGTGCGCCACCGCCTCGCCGTTACCCCTATGCTTCACAAGTACCTCGCGCGTTTTGACCATATGGTTCACATGGCCGATGTCTTGAAGGCACACAGGCGTGTCGCTGATCCATCCCTCAAGGATCTTGTCGACCAAGTCGGTAACGATTACCTCGGACTGAACGAGCATGGCGTACCTACCGGTACCGGAGACGCTGGCGCTGCTGGGGCCGGCGGCGTCGGTAGGCAGAAGAGACCGgcagatggagaaggagatgatgcgccgaagaagaagggtagACCACCCAAGCCACCgggagagaggaagaaacCAGGTCCTCAAAAGGGGTGGAAATTGAACAGGGATCCGAACGCACCGCCCGTCAAGAAGCCTCCGAGAGATCCCAATGCACCAAAGAGGAAGTATGTGAGGAAGGCTCCTTTGAAGAGCCAGATGGGAACACCCACTGCAAGTGGTGGAGCATGA
- a CDS encoding membrane organization and biogenesis-related protein, putative (Similar to TIGR gene model, INSD accession AAW46519.1), whose translation MNQTPQIAQDLLKNPPQELQQLLDDSRTPDSARKAVQELQVSSAVSDTAGNKDGPTESSRLQIVNENQEFTKELSPYLAKWDLLDKGFAYDVVAVFGSQSTGKSTLLNRLFGTTFDVMDESKRQQTTKGIWMCPSQYSSTLVMDVEGTDGRERGEDQDFERKSALFSLASTEVLIVNLWEHQIGLYNGANMGLLKTVFEVNLGLFGGGGDNSKPKPQEKTLILFVIRDHVGATPMSNLTSTLTQDMEKIWDSLSKPAHLEDAALSSYFDLSFAALPHKILMPEKFEEAVLELRQRFVDRSREDYVFQPAYHKRIPADGVSFYMEGIWQQVLTNKDLDLPTQQELLAQFRCDEISTLVVEAFLASAKIVRKPVDGGSVVEGLGALMRDWLETALGKFDRDASRYHSAVYQRKRLDLLSSLHASLSPLFLGQLKNLHKIETAKFSKDIVAGVKEPGYDFAVVVEEGKKRARERFLTGAKEVMVEETDWEYENELALLDEDLKLIADKCRADETKKMVNAIERNVKRQILEPIEIAMNQPTKTMWDIVLKTYSDVMEAAEEAYFSKAKSYNCSDEENAAALTSLRARAWLALRRKLEEQTSDSTILTTLRTKFEDSFRYDEGGVPRVWKPEDDIEAAFRKAKDETLALLPLFANIAPTGPSFLPELPPPEPSFDLESDPSPFDPSTAFNLLTATKLLSLESRFKRDADAAYVEAKRSMVSSVAQIPVWMYGVLVVLGWNEAMAVLFNPLYFAMLLVLAASGYIILQLGLAGPILQISGTVIREIRQIAAKKLREAFADVPEAQRVLAQPVTASSSDGQERKGDLLRGEMLEK comes from the exons ATGAACCAGACACCGCAAATAGCCCAGGACCTCCTGAAGAACCCTCCACAGGAGCTTCAACAGCTCTTGGACGACTCTCGTACCCCCGATAGCGCTCGAAAAGCTGTCCAAGAACTTCAAGTCTCTTCTGCTGTTTCTGATACAGCTGGAAACAAAGACGGACCTACAGAGAGCTCAAGACTTCAGATTGTGAACGAAAATCAAGAGTTCAC TAAAGAGCTATCCCCTTATCTGGCCAAATGGGACCTCTTGGATAAAGGGTTCGCCTACGACGTGGTTGCTGTATTTGGATCCCAATCCACAGGGAAGTCTACTCTCCTGAATAGGCTGTTTGGTACAACATTCGACGTTATGGACGAGTCGAAAAGACAGCAGACCACCAAAGGCATCTGGATGTGCCCTTCTCAGTACAGTAGTACACTCGTCATGGATGTAGAAGGTAcagatggaagagaaagaggagaggatCAGGATTTCGAGAGGAAGAGTGCACTTTTCAGTTTGGCAAGTACAGAGGTATTAATAGTGAACCTCTG GGAGCATCAAATTGGATTATACAATGGTGCGAACATGGGTCTTCTCAAGACTGTGTTCGAAGTCAACCTTGGTCTCTTCGGAGGAGGCGGAGACAATAGCAAGCCAAA GCCTCAAGAAAAAACGCTTATCCTCTTCGTGATCCGAGATCATGTTGGTGCAACACCCATGTCCAACCTAACTAGTACACTCACTCAAGATATGGAGAAGATTTGGGATAGCTTGTCCAAG CCCGCACATCTGGAAGACGCCGCTCTCTCATCTTACTTTGACCTATCTTTCGCAGCGTTACCCCACAAAATACTCATGCCAGAAAAGTTTGAAGAAGCTGTACTAGAGCTGCGACAACGATTTGTAGATCGCTCAAGAGAAGACTATGTGTTCCAGCCCGCCTATCACAAGCGTATCCCGGCCGATGGTGTCTCCTTTTACATGGAGGGCATTTGG CAACAAGTTCTTACCAACAAGGACCTTGACCTTCCCACGCAGCAGGAACTTTTGGCCCAATTCAGATGTGATGAAATCTCGACACTGGTTGTTGAGGCATTCTTGGCAAGTGCAAAGATTGTACGAAAGCCTGTGGACGGGGGATCTGTTGTTGAGGGCTTGGGTGCATTGATGAGGGATTGGCTTGAAACAGCTTTGG GCAAATTTGATCGTGATGCTTCGCGGTACCACTCGGCCGTTTATCAGCGCAAGCGCCTCGACCTTCTTTCATCCTTGCATGCTTCTCTTTCGCCTCTTTTCCTTGGTCAACTTAAGAATCTTCACAAAATCGAGACTGCCAAGTTTTCCAAGGATATTGTCGCCGGCGTGAAAGAACCCGGATATGATTTTGCAGTGGTTGTcgaggaagggaaaaagcGGGCCAGGGAAAGGTTTTTGACAGGCGCCAAGG AGGTCATGGTGGAAGAGACCGATTGGGAGTATGAAAATGAGCTTGCTCTGCTAGACGAGGACCTTAAGCTCATCGCTGATAAATGTCGTGCGGATGagacgaagaagatggtCAACGCTATCGAG CGAAATGTGAAGAGGCAGATCTTGGAGCCGATAGAAATAGCGATGAACCAACCTACAAAGACCATGTGGGATATCGTTCTGAAGACTTATTCCGACGTCATGGAGGCTGCTGAGGAAGCATACTTTTCTAAGGCCAAGA GCTACAACTGCAGTGACGAAGAGAACGCTGCTGCTCTTACTTCTCTTCGAGCACGAGCTTGGCTCGCTCTGAGGCGAAAGCTCGAAGAACAAACTTCTGACTCCACTATACTGACCACATTGAGGACCAAGTTTGAAGACAGCTTTAGATATGATGAAGGCGGTGTCCCTAGAGTTTGGAAGCCTGAAGATGATATTGAGGCGGCATTTAGAAAAGCCAAGGATGAA ACTCTTGCTCTCTTGCCACTTTTTGCAAACATTGCTCCGACCGGGCCGTCATTTCTGCCGGAGCTCCCGCCACCCGAACCATCCTTTGATCTTGAGTCTGACCCATCGCCCTTTGATCCCTCGACAGCCTTCAACCTTCTCACGGCCACCAAGCTACTGTCTCTTGAGTCCAGGTTCAAACGTGATGCCGATGCTGCCTACGTTGAGGCAAAGAGGAGTATGGTCAGTAGCGTGGCGCAGATTCCAGTCTGGATGTATGGTGTTCTTGTTGTTTTGGGCTGGAATGAGGCGATGGCGGTCTTGTTCAACCCGTTATACTTTGCCATGCTCTTAGTTCTGGCTGCTTCGGG GTATATCATCTTGCAACTTGGCCTCGCCGGTCCTATCCTTCAAATCTCCGGTACAGTCATCAGAGAAATCCGCCAGATTGCCGCCAAAAAACTGCGAGAAGCATTTGCAGACGTACCAGAAGCGCAGAGGGTTCTCGCACAGCCTGTAACTGCTTCTTCATCGGACGGGcaagaaagaaaaggggATTTGTTAAGGGGGGAAATGTTGGAAAAATAG
- a CDS encoding diphosphomevalonate decarboxylase, putative (Similar to TIGR gene model, INSD accession AAW46730.1~Diphosphomevalonate decarboxylase (Mevalonate pyrophosphate decarboxylase) (Mevalonate-5-diphosphate decarboxylase) (MDD)), producing MVYEATASAPVNIACIKYWGKRDTRLILPTNSSLSVTLDQDHLRSTTTSRADASFETGDRLWLNGKEEAIKEGGRLAVCIKELREWRKEMEDKQKDLPKLSEWPLRIASYNNFPTAAGLASSASGLAALVASLASLYSLPQSASQLSLVARQGSGSACRSLFGGFVAWREGTDPAGSDSLAEEVAPREHWPEMHALICVVSDAKKGTSSTSGMQKTVETSTLLQERLRVVPKRMDAISQAIKARDFSEFAKLTMVDSNSFHAVCLDTAPPIFYLNDVSRAIIAVVEELNRAAGEIIAAYTFDAGPNAVIYTLEKNMPFVLGAIKRFFPTSEEFEDPFQTNVRDLPQGFNTGVVREGGWEKGAVKGLIHTRVGDGPRVLGKEESLLGENGVPKVLA from the exons ATGGTCTATGAAGCCACAGCATCCGCCCCCGTCAACATTGCTTGCATCAA GTACTGGGGCAAGCGCGACACCCGTCTCATTCTACCCACCAACAGCTCTCTCTCCGTCACTCTTGACCAGGACCATCTCCGCTCTACTACTACTTCGCGTGCGGACGCGTCTTTCGAGACTGGAGACAGGCTCTGGTTAAATGGCAAGGAAGAGGCGATCAAGGAGGGTGGCCGACTGGCTGTCTGCATCAAGGAGCTCCGTGAGTGGAGAAAAGAAATGGAAGACAAGCAGAAAGACTTGCCCAAG CTCTCCGAGTGGCCGTTGCGAATCGCCTCGTACAACAACTTCCCCACCGCTGCTGGTCTCGCCTCCTCAGCTTCGGGTCTTGCCGCCCTCGTTGCATCTCTCGCTTCTCTCTACTCCCTCCCCCAGTCGGCCTCCCAGCTCTCCCTCGTCGCCCGCCAAGGCTCTGGCTCTGCCTGCCGATCTCTCTTTGGAGGCTTCGTCGCTTGGCGTGAAGGTACAGACCCTGCTGGCTCCGACTCTCTTGCCGAAGAGGTTGCTCCCCGAGAGCACTGGCCCGAGATGCACGCCCTTATCTGTGTTGTCAGTGACGCCAAGAAGGGGACTTCATCCACTTCCGGCATGCAAAAGACTGTAGAGACATCTACCCTCTTGCAAGAGCGTCTCCGGGTTGTCCCCAAACGGATGGATGCGATCTCTCAGGCTATCAAGGCTCGAGACTTTTCCGAATTTGCTAAGCTCACCATGGTCGACAGCAACTCTTTCCATGCCGTCTGCCTCGACACCGCACCTCCCATCTTCTACCTCAACGACGTCTCCCGAGCCATCATCGCTGTTGTCGAAGAGCTAAACCGTGCCGCCGGCGAGATCATCGCCGCCTACACATTTGACGCCGGACCCAATGCCGTCATCTACACTCTCGAAAAGAACATGCCCTTCGTCCTCGGCGCCATCAAGAGGTTCTTCCCTACCAGCGAAGAGTTTGAGGACCCCTTCCAGACTAACGTGCGGGATTTGCCTCAAGGGTTCAACACTGGCGTAGTCAGGGAAGGAGGATGGGAGAAGGGTGCAGTCAAGGGTTTGATCCACACCAGGGTCGGTGACGGTCCCAGAGTTTtgggaaaggaagagagtCTGTTGGGGGAGAATGGTGTGCCCAAGGTTCTTGCTTAG
- a CDS encoding Hypothetical protein (Similar to TIGR gene model, INSD accession AAW46706.1; CNL04970) — protein sequence MNAASDSGHTGKLSQTQPEAQQEAPVQHSTATSRDPRFIDHHLDEETDLRHVQGKFQSIVSRVEELFGTLYDTTKPYSDKVVAVAEQYPILFTFAFTWIAFSSIPIIIFTSLQVAILLPILAITTILSALTLSFLLGLFVIHRLYLHLSSATSNEWSIEAVGEGFKGWVEEVGEKVGLNGSEPIVLKQSSYDDGRATGGKTGEKSDSSGNVTSTTAASESEQDGHIEDEKAGTQELSMVTSNTLEKIIQKHDGRHLQNLHPLSNAVSIHADRSHIGIKSI from the exons ATGAACGCAGCCTCAGACTCAGGCCATACGGGGAAGCTGAGCCAGACACAGCCGGAGGCTCAACAGGAAGCTCCGGTACAACACTCTACAGCTACTTCACGCGACCCGCGTTTCATCGACCATCATCTGGACGAAGAGACAGATTTGCGCCATGTGCAAGGGAAGTTTCAAAGTATTGTTAGTAGAGTAGAAGAGCTTTTCGGCAC TTTGTATGATACGACTAAACCATACAGCGACAAGGTGGTAGCTGTGGCAGAGCAGTACCCCATCTTATTT ACTTTTGCGTTTACATGGATTGCGTTCAGCTCCATACCAATTATTATCTTCAC GTCTCTTCAAGTGGCTATCCTTCTCCCTATTCTGGCTATCACTACCATTTTGTCGGCTCTGACATTGTCCTTCCTACTTGGTTTATTTGTCATTCATCGACTATACCTCCATTTGTCCTCGGCGACGTCTAATGAGTGGAGCATTGAAGCCGTTGGAGAAGGTTTCAAGGGATGGGTTGAAGAGGTCGGAGAAAAAGTAGGATTAAATGGATCAGAGCCAATTGTGCTCAAACAGAGTTCAtatgatgatggaagagcAACTGGTGGGAAGA CTGGTGAGAAGAGCGATTCTAGTGGTAATGTAACTTCGACGACCGCCGCTTCGGAAAGCGAACAGGACGGCCATATCGAAGATGAGAAGGCGGGTACCCAGGAGCTTAGTATGGTCACTTCCAACACCCTGGAAAAAATAATACAAAAACATGACGGTCGTCATTTACAAAATTTGCATCCGCTTAGCAATGCTGTATCGATACACGCAGATAGATCTCACATAGGAATTAAAAGTATTTAG
- a CDS encoding uncharacterized protein (Hypothetical Protein), producing MPSRLASDYILSQMTSAVGEDLKTAKEALVAANWIDWKRTMNEESKMIKDEDVREKTNLSKGKKAIDVKWGFIQIPGVDFELPFAPTTRRLILRLVLIINAKKDLDIAQADVKSAYLNGRLDEEIYMRYPQAVKSEEGCNVLRLKVPLYGLKQSGRSLTDDRSSSFHPQKYQELIGPIQWLAGTTRPDIAVSASYLARFAAAPRKTHWQMALGLVSYLSEQEQGIGSTWDVRRKRDNMGLEVGDSIVDWQSKRQATASPSTLESECVAMTEAAKYGVYLQRLLDELGYRSEKVPLNCDNMGAISLANNSSFHSKTKHIDIRVHMICEYVEYGYVSLSYVRSNDQLADILTKSLNPQRHAKNVLGMGHVSNGGD from the exons ATGCCGAGTCGTTTGGCTAGTGACTACATCCTGAGTCAAATGACCTCTGCTGTAGGAGAAGATCTCAAGACAGCAAAGGAAGCATTGGTGGCGGCCAATTGGATTGATTGGAAGAGGACGATGAATGAAGAATCAAAGATGATaaaggatgaagatgtgCGGGAGAAGACGAATCTATcgaaaggaaagaaagcAATTGACGTGAAGTGG GGCTTCATACAAATACCAGGAGTTGACTTCGAACTTCCATTCGCCCCAACCACGCGGCGTTTGATTCTTCGCCTAGTACTCATCATCAACGCCAAAAAAGACCTCGACATCGCTCAGGCTGACGTCAAAAGCGCATATTTAAATGGTCGgcttgatgaggagatCTATATGAGGTATCCTCAGGCGGTCAAGTCTGAGGAAGGGTGTAATGTGCTGAGACTGAAGGTGCCATTATATGGGCTGAAACAATCAGGAAGG TCCCTTACAGACGATCgatcatcttcttttcatcctCAGAAGTACCAAGAGCTTATTGGTCCTATTCAGTGGTTAGCAGGAACCACAAGGCCCGACATCGCTGTTTCGGCATCATATCTCGCCCGCTTTGCAGCGGCACCGAGAAAAACCCACTGGCAGATGGCTTTGGGATTGGTATCATATTTGTCAGAGCAAGAACAAGGGATTGGTTCTACGTGGGATGTcagaaggaaaagagatAATATGGGTTTAGAAG TGGGTGACTCTATTGTTGACTGGCAGTCTAAGCGGCAAGCTACCGCTTCACCTTCTACTCTCGAATCAGAATGCGTGGCCATGACAGAGGCGGCAAAATATGGGGTATATCTTCAACGCTTGCTCGATGAGCTAGGCTACAGGTCTGAGAAGGTACCGCTCAATTGCGACAATATGGGCGCAATTTCCCTTGCGAACAACTCAAGTTTCCATTCGAAAACTAAACACATCGACATCCGAGTTCATATGATATGCGAGTATGTTGAGTACGGCTATGTTTCTCTCTCCTACGTACGATCGAACGACCAACTAGCCGACATACTTACGAAGTCTCTCAATCCTCAACGACACGCCAAGAACGTCTTAGGCATGGGTCATGTCAGCAATGGAGGGGATTGA
- a CDS encoding uncharacterized protein (Similar to TIGR gene model, INSD accession AAW46518.1): MAIVEEIRDTSTLRSRAPTKDSKQKSKSNAQSTIPLVHPSTLPKPTAPPLLNVPPPGAIPDGAKVHTVSSAKEIEMLQQQLEEEREKGEDEEDEDEEHARQEEGDDVIFNTLIMAVPFTFLYLMLDILVHLQYSHRPGWYLLGEHVLKALPTNAYPTHPLTNSFLLSASILAGCRLIWLVNKASWSIVTAQAPPMGTLWIFTIVQLPLGRALLTLMFVGGWFWYSGLKFAP; encoded by the exons ATGGCCATCGTCGAAGAGATCCGAGACACCTCTACTCTCCGCTCTAGGGCACCCACGAAGGATAGCAAGCAAAAGAGCAAGTCGAACGCCCAATCAACCATACCACTCGTCCATCCTTCCACGCTCCCCAAACCCACAGCGCCGCCCTTGCTCAACGTCCCACCTCCCGGGGCTATCCCAGATGGGGCCAAAGTACATACGGTCAGTTCTGCAAAGGAGATTGAGATGCTACAACAACAGCTTGAAGAGGAGCGTGAAAAGGgagaggacgaggaagacgaagacGAAGAGCATGCACGACAGGAGGAAGGGGATGATGTGATATTTAACACACTCATCATGGCTGTGCCGTTCACTTTTCTGTACTTGATGCTGGATATATTGGTACATTTACAATACTCCCATAGACCTGGATGGTATTTGCTGGGTGAGCATGTACTCAAAGCTTTGCCGA CCAACGCGTACCCCACTCACCCTTTGACCAACTCTTTCCTCTTGTCTGCATCTATCTTGGCCGGATGTCGATTGATATGGCTCGTAAACAAGGCCAGCTGGAGTATCGTCACTGCTCAG GCTCCCCCTATGGGTACACTATGGATATTCACCATCGTGCAACTGCCGTTAGGACGAGCCTTGCTGACATTAATGTTCGTCGGTGGCTGGTTCTGGTATTCTGGCCTCAAGTTTGCACCTTGA
- a CDS encoding homoserine O-acetyltransferase, putative (Similar to TIGR gene model, INSD accession AAW46520.1~Homoserine O-acetyltransferase (Homoserine O-trans-acetylase)), which yields MSDNTPIPQQVPDTNPYASLISQQIAIIPSFTLESGVTLNNVPVAYKTWGKLNKKADNCLVICHALTGSADVEDWWGPLLGLNKAFDPTRFFIFCANVIGSPYGTISSVTTNPETGKPFGPEMPGSSVKDDVRLHYIVLKSLGVKSVAAVVGGSMGGMTVLEYPLNTPPGFVRAIIPLATSARHSAWCISWGEAQRQSIYSDPDYKDGYYYEIEEEEGKVDLARQPARGLAAARMAALLTYRSRDSFESRFGRRSGGGKSSVPKGGVRIMGGQETTDPSVPSASDLAAKSPSWRAWREHNDGHRSAGTRPVSRSGSEGPARGEGDAAQVEVVKTQEVKANRSKIGTGGEAPPKIFSAQSYLRYQGDKFTGRFDANCYIHITRKLDTHDLSTPSRDTSMSSLSSALPSSADPTEEELDARLIHALSLEPPALVIGIESDALFTTSEQRELAAGIPDAELVVIPSPDGHDGFLLEFEAINGWIEGWLKRKMPEFYEERVINAEDYVQGEEGFGIKKESVFGEAEADITRW from the exons ATGTCGGATAACACGCCCATACCTCAGCAAGTCCCAGACACAAATCCATATGCCTCTCTCATCTCACAGCAAATCGCTATTATCCCTTCGTTCACCTTAGAGTCGGGTGTCACTCTTAACAATGTTCCAGTCGCATACAAGACCTGGGGTAAACTTAATAAAAAAGCGGACAACTGCTTGGTCATCTGCCATGCTTTAACAGGTAGTGCCGATGTCGAAGATTG GTGGGGACCCTTGCTTGGTCTCAACAAGGCGTTTGACCCGACCAGAtttttcatcttctgcgCAAACGTTATCGGTTCACCGTATGGCACTATTTCTAGTGTCACTACTAACCCCGAAACTGGCAAGCCTTTTGGTCCCGAGATGCCGGGAAGTAGCGTCAAGGATGATGTTCG ATTGCATTACATAGTTCTCAAGTCTCTCGGTGTGAAATCAGTTGCAGCTGTCGTCGGTGGATCTATGGGTGGTATGACTGTTCTTGAGTACCCGCTCAATACCCCTCCTGGTTTTGTCAGAGCCATTATCCCTCTTGCGACCTCAGCACGTCACTCAGCTTGGTGCATATCTTGGGGCGAAGCACAGCGTCAATCCATCTACTCCGACCCAGACTACAAAGACGGGTACTATTACGAAattgaggaggaagaaggcaaagTTGATCTGGCGCGACAGCCTGCGAGGGGTTTGGCTGCGGCCAGAATGGCGGCTTTGTTGACCTACAGGAGTAGAGACAGTTTTGAGAGCCGATTTGGTCGACGTTCCGGCGGCGGTAAATCATCAGTGCCCAAGGGTGGTGTGCGAATCATGGGCGGTCAAGAGACCACCGACCCTAGCGTCCCCAGTGCGAGCGATCTCGCTGCCAAATCGCCCAGCTGGAGGGCCTGGAGGGAGCATAACGACGGGCACAGAAGTGCTGGTACAAGGCCGGTTTCTCGTAGCGGGAGCGAAGGCCCTGCCCGTGGAGAGGGTGATGCAGCTCAGGTTGAAGTCGTAAAGACTCAAGAAGTGAAGGCGAATAGAAGTAAAATTGGAACTGGCGGAGAAGCACCGCCCAAAATATTTTCTGCGCAAAGCTACCTACGCTACCAGGGAGACAAG TTTACCGGTCGATTCGATGCCAATTGTTATATTCACATCACTCGTAAACTCGATACCCACGATTTGTCCACTCCTTCTCGTGATACTTCTATGTCCTCACTCTCTTCTGCTCTTCCCTCATCCGCCGACCcgacagaagaagagctcGATGCCCGTTTGATCCACGCTCTTTCTCTTGAACCTCCCGCTCTGGTCATCGGTATCGAGTCCGACGCCTTGTTCACCACTTCTGAACAACGCGAGCTTGCCGCTGGAATCCCCGATGCGGAGCTGGTTGTCATTCCTTCCCCCGATGGACATGACGGTTTCTTATTGGAGTTTGAAGCCATTAACGGATGGATTGAAGGATggctgaagaggaagatgcCTGAGTTCTACGAGGAACGAGTGATTAATGCTGAAGATTACGTCCagggtgaagaaggatttGGCATCAAGAAAGAAAGTGTATTCGGCGAGGCCGAGGCAGATATTACGAGGTGGTAA